In Streptomyces hawaiiensis, one genomic interval encodes:
- a CDS encoding AIM24 family protein — protein MSTYGTPGAGPVVFDPATLPPDDNVNAYTFCVELKGSQWFLQKGKMIAYYGSIDFNGVGHGRLDRLVRTSFHSPLHASDWVVAEGSGKMLLADRAFDVNSYDLEDGNLTIRSGNLLAFQPTLALKQSIVPGFLTLIGTGKFVAASNGPVVFMEPPIRVDPQALVGWADCPSPCHHYDHGYMTGVMGGLRALTGLGGASGEEHQFEFAGAGTVLLQSSETLMAEQATGAVPHQAGVPGGGAHSPQAGQSGVPRLPGQLGDLQRRFGL, from the coding sequence GTGAGCACCTACGGAACCCCGGGCGCCGGCCCCGTGGTCTTCGACCCGGCGACGCTGCCGCCCGACGACAACGTCAACGCGTACACCTTCTGCGTGGAGCTCAAGGGGAGCCAGTGGTTCCTGCAGAAGGGGAAGATGATCGCCTACTACGGCTCGATCGACTTCAACGGCGTCGGACACGGCCGGCTGGACCGTCTCGTCCGCACGTCCTTCCATTCGCCACTGCACGCGAGCGACTGGGTCGTGGCGGAGGGCTCGGGCAAGATGCTCCTCGCCGACCGGGCCTTCGACGTGAATTCGTACGATCTCGAAGACGGCAACCTGACCATTCGCTCGGGCAACTTGCTCGCTTTTCAGCCAACTCTGGCACTGAAGCAATCAATTGTGCCGGGTTTTCTGACCCTCATCGGAACCGGAAAGTTCGTGGCCGCGTCGAACGGGCCGGTGGTGTTCATGGAACCCCCGATCCGGGTCGACCCCCAGGCCCTGGTCGGCTGGGCCGACTGCCCCTCCCCCTGCCACCACTACGACCACGGGTACATGACCGGCGTCATGGGCGGTCTACGTGCGCTGACGGGCCTCGGCGGGGCCTCCGGCGAGGAGCACCAGTTCGAGTTCGCCGGCGCCGGGACGGTACTGCTCCAGTCGTCCGAGACCCTGATGGCCGAGCAGGCCACGGGGGCCGTTCCGCACCAGGCCGGAGTGCCCGGTGGCGGGGCGCACAGCCCCCAGGCAGGGCAGTCCGGCGTACCGCGTCTTCCCGGACAGCTGGGGGACCTCCAGCGTCGCTTCGGGCTGTGA
- the scy gene encoding polarized growth protein Scy — MRGYESQEREPAADVDHLSRFEAEMKRLKTEREKAIQHAEDLGYQVEVLRAKLHEARRTIMSRPSFEGGDIGWQAEQLLRNAQMQADQIRTDAERELSEARAQTQRILQEHAEQAARLQAELHQEAVTRRQQLDQELAERRQTVESHVNENVAWAEQLRARTEQQARRLLEESRAEAEQALATARAEAERLATEARQRLTGAAEEARAEAEQILRRARTDAERLLNAASTQAQEATDHAEQLRTSTVTESESARREAQELSKAAEQRMAEAEEALRKAQTESEKLVTEAKEAAAKALTSAESANETRTRTAKEQVARLVEEATKEAENTKSEAEQLVADARAEAEKIVAEASEKARTLTAEETATQLSKAARTAEEVLNKASEDAKKTTKAAAEEAERIRSEAEAEADRLRAEAHDIAEQLKGAAKDDTKEYRAKTVELQEEARRLRGEAEQLRADAVDEGEKIRAEARKEAVAQIEEAAKSAEELLAKAKADADELRTTAQTDSERVRTEAIERATTLRRQAEETLQRTRQEAERHREEVVEQAEALKADAERAARELHEETERAIEARRSEAAEELTRLQTEAEERLTAAEQALSDAREEVARIRREAAEENERLRAEAAERIRSLQQQAEAEAERLRDEAAADASTARAEGEAVAVRLRSEAANEAERLKSEAQESADRMRAEAQSAAERLAAEASETLAAAQEEANRRRREAEELLGSARQEADQERERAREQSEELLASARKRVEEAQTEAVRLVEEADRRATEMVSAAEQHAQQVRDSVAGLHEQAQDEIAGLRSAAEHAADRTRREAQEEADRVRSDAYAERERASEDAGRLRRAAHEESEAAKALAERTMSEAIAEAERIRTDVAEHAQRVRTEASDAIAEAEQSASRTRADAREDANRIRSDAATQADTLITEARSEAERLTTETVQETDRLRMDTVAEAERVRTEAVSEAERVRSEAATEAERVRAESVAKADQLVGDATGEAERLRAEAAETVGSAQRHAERVRAEAERVKTDAEAEAERLVSTAREEADRTLDEARKEANKRRSEAAEQVDKLITETTAEADKLLTEAQQQAHKTTAEAEAQADTMVGAARTEADRLVSEATVEGNSRVEKARTDADELLVGARRDATQIRERAEELRDRITSEIEELHERARRESAETMKSAGDRCDALVKAAEEQLAKAQAKAKEIVSEANSEAGKVRIAAVKKAEGLLKEAEQKKSTLVREAEELKAEAIREAKRTVEEGKRELEVLVRRREDINAEISRVQDVLEALESFEAPSTGKDNGVKAGATVGAPRSGGKSSDS, encoded by the coding sequence GTGCGGGGCTACGAGAGCCAGGAGCGAGAGCCGGCGGCTGACGTCGACCACCTCTCTCGGTTCGAAGCCGAGATGAAGCGGCTGAAGACCGAACGGGAAAAGGCGATCCAGCACGCCGAGGACCTCGGCTACCAGGTCGAGGTGCTGCGCGCCAAGCTGCACGAGGCGCGGCGCACCATCATGTCCCGGCCCTCCTTCGAGGGGGGCGACATCGGATGGCAGGCCGAGCAGTTGCTGCGCAACGCGCAGATGCAGGCCGACCAGATCCGTACCGACGCCGAGCGGGAGCTGAGCGAGGCCCGGGCGCAGACCCAGCGGATCCTCCAGGAGCACGCCGAGCAGGCGGCCCGGCTCCAGGCGGAGCTGCACCAGGAGGCGGTGACCCGCCGCCAGCAGCTGGACCAGGAGCTGGCCGAGCGCCGCCAGACGGTCGAGTCGCACGTCAACGAGAACGTGGCGTGGGCCGAGCAGCTGCGGGCCCGCACCGAGCAGCAGGCCCGCCGGCTGCTGGAGGAGTCCCGGGCCGAGGCCGAGCAGGCCCTGGCCACCGCCCGCGCGGAGGCCGAGCGGCTGGCGACGGAGGCCCGGCAGCGGCTGACGGGCGCGGCCGAGGAGGCCCGCGCGGAGGCCGAGCAGATCCTGCGCCGCGCCCGCACGGACGCCGAGCGCCTTTTGAACGCCGCCTCGACGCAGGCCCAGGAGGCCACGGACCACGCCGAGCAGCTGCGTACGTCGACCGTCACCGAGTCGGAGTCCGCGCGCCGCGAGGCCCAGGAGCTGAGCAAGGCCGCCGAGCAGCGGATGGCCGAGGCCGAGGAGGCACTGCGCAAGGCGCAGACCGAGTCGGAGAAGCTGGTCACGGAGGCCAAGGAGGCCGCCGCCAAGGCCCTGACGAGCGCCGAGTCCGCGAACGAGACGCGGACGCGCACCGCCAAGGAGCAGGTCGCCCGGCTGGTCGAGGAGGCCACGAAGGAGGCCGAGAACACCAAGTCCGAGGCCGAGCAGCTGGTCGCCGACGCCCGCGCCGAGGCCGAGAAGATCGTCGCGGAGGCCTCCGAGAAGGCCCGCACGCTCACCGCCGAGGAGACCGCGACCCAGCTGTCCAAGGCGGCCCGGACCGCCGAGGAAGTCCTCAACAAGGCGTCGGAGGACGCCAAGAAGACCACGAAGGCCGCGGCCGAGGAGGCCGAGCGGATCCGCTCGGAGGCCGAGGCCGAGGCGGACCGGCTGCGGGCCGAGGCGCACGACATCGCCGAGCAGCTCAAGGGCGCGGCGAAGGACGACACCAAGGAGTACCGCGCCAAGACCGTCGAGCTGCAGGAGGAGGCCCGCAGGCTGCGCGGCGAGGCCGAGCAGCTGCGGGCGGACGCGGTCGACGAGGGCGAGAAGATCCGCGCCGAGGCCCGCAAGGAGGCCGTGGCGCAGATCGAGGAGGCGGCGAAGTCCGCCGAGGAGCTGCTCGCCAAGGCCAAGGCGGACGCGGACGAGCTGCGCACGACGGCCCAGACGGACAGCGAGAGGGTCCGCACCGAGGCCATCGAGCGGGCGACGACCCTGCGCCGGCAGGCCGAGGAGACTCTCCAGCGCACCCGGCAGGAGGCCGAGCGGCACCGTGAGGAGGTCGTCGAGCAGGCCGAGGCGCTCAAGGCGGACGCCGAGCGCGCGGCGCGGGAGCTGCACGAGGAGACCGAGCGGGCCATAGAGGCTCGTCGCAGTGAGGCCGCCGAGGAGCTGACGCGGCTCCAGACGGAGGCGGAGGAGCGTCTGACGGCCGCCGAGCAGGCGCTGTCGGACGCGCGCGAGGAGGTCGCGCGGATCCGCCGCGAGGCCGCCGAGGAGAACGAGCGGCTGCGCGCCGAGGCCGCCGAGCGGATCCGTTCGCTCCAGCAGCAGGCCGAGGCGGAGGCCGAGCGGCTGCGCGACGAGGCCGCGGCGGACGCGTCCACGGCGCGTGCCGAGGGCGAGGCCGTCGCCGTACGGCTGCGCTCGGAGGCGGCGAACGAGGCCGAGCGGCTGAAGTCGGAGGCGCAGGAGAGCGCCGACCGGATGCGCGCGGAGGCGCAGTCCGCCGCCGAGCGGCTCGCCGCTGAGGCGTCCGAGACGCTGGCCGCCGCCCAGGAGGAGGCCAACAGGCGCCGCCGCGAGGCCGAGGAGCTCCTCGGCAGCGCCCGGCAGGAGGCCGACCAGGAGCGCGAGCGGGCCCGCGAGCAGAGCGAGGAGCTGCTGGCCTCGGCGCGCAAGCGCGTGGAGGAGGCGCAGACCGAGGCCGTACGGCTGGTCGAGGAGGCCGACCGCCGTGCCACGGAGATGGTGTCGGCGGCCGAACAGCACGCCCAGCAGGTCCGGGATTCCGTCGCGGGGCTGCACGAGCAGGCCCAGGACGAGATCGCCGGGCTGCGCAGTGCCGCCGAGCACGCCGCGGACCGTACGCGCCGGGAGGCCCAGGAGGAGGCGGACCGGGTCCGCTCCGACGCCTACGCCGAGCGGGAGCGGGCGAGCGAGGACGCCGGCCGGCTGCGGCGCGCGGCGCACGAGGAGTCCGAGGCCGCCAAGGCGCTCGCCGAGCGGACGATGTCCGAGGCGATCGCGGAGGCGGAGCGGATCCGCACGGACGTCGCCGAGCACGCCCAGCGGGTGCGCACGGAGGCGTCGGACGCGATCGCCGAGGCCGAGCAGAGCGCCTCGCGCACCCGGGCGGACGCCCGGGAGGACGCCAACCGCATCCGGTCGGACGCGGCGACGCAGGCGGACACTCTCATCACCGAGGCGCGCAGCGAGGCGGAGCGGCTCACGACGGAGACGGTCCAGGAGACCGACCGGCTGCGGATGGACACGGTCGCCGAGGCCGAGCGGGTCCGTACGGAAGCGGTCTCCGAGGCCGAGCGCGTCCGCTCCGAGGCGGCCACGGAGGCCGAGCGGGTGCGGGCGGAGTCGGTCGCCAAGGCCGACCAGCTGGTCGGGGACGCCACCGGCGAGGCGGAGCGGCTGCGGGCCGAGGCCGCCGAGACGGTCGGTTCGGCGCAGCGGCACGCGGAGCGGGTCCGCGCCGAGGCAGAGCGTGTGAAGACCGATGCGGAGGCGGAGGCGGAGCGGCTCGTCAGCACGGCGCGCGAGGAGGCCGACCGCACCCTGGACGAGGCCCGCAAGGAGGCCAACAAGCGGCGCTCCGAGGCGGCCGAGCAGGTCGACAAGCTCATCACGGAGACCACGGCCGAGGCGGACAAGCTACTGACCGAGGCGCAGCAGCAGGCGCACAAGACCACCGCGGAGGCCGAGGCGCAGGCCGACACGATGGTGGGCGCCGCCCGCACCGAGGCCGACCGGCTGGTGTCGGAGGCGACGGTCGAGGGCAACTCCCGGGTGGAGAAGGCCCGTACGGACGCGGACGAGCTGCTGGTCGGCGCGCGCCGGGACGCCACGCAGATAAGGGAACGCGCCGAGGAGCTGCGGGACCGCATCACATCCGAGATCGAGGAGCTGCACGAGCGGGCCCGCCGGGAGTCTGCCGAGACGATGAAGTCGGCGGGCGACCGCTGCGACGCGCTCGTCAAGGCGGCCGAGGAGCAGCTGGCGAAGGCACAGGCGAAGGCCAAGGAGATCGTCTCGGAGGCCAACTCCGAGGCGGGCAAGGTCCGGATCGCCGCGGTGAAGAAGGCGGAGGGGCTCCTCAAGGAGGCCGAGCAGAAGAAGTCCACGCTGGTCCGGGAGGCCGAGGAGCTCAAGGCCGAGGCGATCCGCGAGGCCAAGCGCACGGTGGAGGAGGGCAAGCGCGAGCTGGAGGTTTTGGTCCGCCGCCGCGAGGACATCAACGCCGAGATCTCCCGTGTCCAGGACGTCCTGGAGGCGTTGGAGTCCTTCGAGGCCCCTTCCACGGGCAAGGACAACGGAGTCAAGGCGGGCGCGACGGTCGGCGCACCCCGTTCGGGTGGCAAGTCCTCGGATAGCTAG
- a CDS encoding response regulator transcription factor, which produces MRLLIVEDEKRLALSLARGLTAEGYAVDVVHDGREGLHQASEGTYDLVILDIMLPGLNGYRVCAALRAAGHDVPILMLTAKDGEYDEAEGLDTGADDYLTKPFSYVVLVARVKALLRRRGQGAGASPVHVHGDLKVDTAARRVFLGEDEVALTAKEFSVLEHLVLRAGEVVSKSEILEHVWDFAYDGDPNIVEVYVSTLRRKLRAGLIRTVRGAGYRLETSR; this is translated from the coding sequence ATGCGCCTGTTGATCGTGGAGGACGAGAAGCGGCTGGCCCTGTCGCTCGCCAGGGGCCTGACGGCCGAGGGTTACGCCGTGGACGTCGTCCACGACGGACGGGAGGGGCTGCACCAGGCCTCGGAGGGCACGTACGACCTGGTCATCCTGGACATCATGCTGCCCGGCCTCAACGGCTACCGGGTCTGCGCCGCCCTGCGCGCCGCCGGGCACGACGTGCCGATCCTGATGCTGACCGCCAAGGACGGCGAGTACGACGAGGCCGAGGGGCTCGACACCGGTGCGGACGACTATCTGACCAAGCCGTTCTCGTATGTCGTGCTCGTCGCCCGGGTCAAGGCGCTGCTGCGGCGGCGCGGGCAGGGCGCGGGAGCCTCGCCGGTGCATGTGCACGGGGACCTGAAGGTGGACACCGCGGCCCGGCGGGTGTTTCTGGGCGAGGACGAAGTCGCCCTCACCGCCAAGGAGTTCTCCGTGCTGGAGCACCTCGTGCTGCGGGCCGGCGAGGTGGTGTCCAAGTCCGAGATCCTGGAGCACGTCTGGGACTTCGCGTACGACGGTGATCCGAACATCGTCGAGGTGTACGTCAGCACGCTGCGGCGGAAGCTGCGGGCGGGGCTGATCCGGACCGTGCGCGGGGCCGGCTACCGGCTGGAGACGTCACGATGA
- a CDS encoding acetyl-CoA C-acetyltransferase, which translates to MSSATTSSVIVSGARTPMGRLLGSLKSFSGADLGGFAIKAALDRAGIGGDQVQYVIMGQVLQGGAGQIPARQAAVKGGIPMNVPALTINKVCLSGLDAIALADQLIRAGEFDVIVAGGQESMTNAPHLLPKSREGFKYGAIEMLDSMAHDGLTDSFDGVAMGESTEKHNTRLGIARPEQDEIAALSHQRAAAAQKNGLFEAEITPVEIPQRKGDPVLFSKDEGIRGDTTAESLGKLRPAFAKDGTITAGSASQISDGAAAVVVMSKAKAQELGLEWIAEIGAHGNVAGPDNSLQSQPSNAILHALKKEGLEVSDLDLIEINEAFAAVGVQSMKDLGVSTEKVNVNGGAIALGHPIGMSGARLVLHLALELKRRGGGVGAAALCGGGGQGDALIVRVPKA; encoded by the coding sequence ATGTCTTCTGCTACGACCAGCTCGGTGATCGTCTCGGGGGCGCGTACGCCCATGGGGCGGTTGCTCGGATCGCTGAAGTCCTTCTCCGGAGCCGACCTCGGCGGCTTCGCGATCAAGGCCGCCCTCGACCGTGCGGGGATCGGCGGCGACCAGGTGCAGTACGTGATCATGGGGCAGGTGCTCCAGGGGGGAGCGGGACAGATCCCGGCCCGCCAGGCCGCGGTCAAGGGCGGCATCCCGATGAACGTGCCGGCGCTGACCATCAACAAGGTGTGTCTGTCGGGCCTCGACGCCATCGCGCTCGCCGACCAGCTCATCCGCGCGGGTGAGTTCGACGTGATCGTCGCCGGTGGTCAGGAGTCCATGACCAACGCCCCGCACCTGCTGCCGAAGTCCCGTGAGGGCTTCAAGTACGGCGCCATCGAGATGCTCGACTCCATGGCCCACGACGGTCTGACCGACTCCTTCGACGGCGTCGCCATGGGCGAGTCGACGGAGAAGCACAACACCCGCCTCGGCATCGCGCGGCCCGAGCAGGACGAGATCGCCGCGCTGTCGCACCAGCGGGCCGCCGCCGCCCAGAAGAACGGCCTGTTCGAGGCCGAGATCACGCCCGTCGAGATCCCTCAGCGCAAGGGCGACCCGGTGCTGTTCAGCAAGGACGAGGGGATCCGTGGTGACACCACCGCCGAGTCCCTGGGCAAGCTGCGTCCCGCCTTCGCCAAGGACGGCACCATCACGGCCGGTTCCGCCTCGCAGATCTCCGACGGTGCCGCCGCCGTCGTGGTGATGAGCAAGGCCAAGGCGCAGGAGCTCGGCCTGGAGTGGATCGCCGAGATCGGGGCGCACGGGAACGTGGCCGGGCCGGACAACTCGCTCCAGTCCCAGCCGTCCAACGCGATCCTGCACGCGCTGAAGAAGGAGGGCCTGGAGGTCTCGGACCTCGACCTCATCGAGATCAACGAGGCGTTCGCGGCCGTGGGCGTGCAGTCGATGAAGGACCTCGGGGTGTCCACCGAAAAGGTGAATGTCAACGGTGGCGCCATTGCCCTGGGTCACCCGATCGGGATGTCCGGTGCGCGGCTCGTGCTGCATCTCGCGCTGGAGCTGAAGCGGCGCGGCGGTGGCGTGGGTGCGGCCGCGCTGTGCGGTGGCGGCGGGCAGGGCGACGCGCTGATCGTGCGCGTGCCCAAGGCCTGA
- the mce gene encoding methylmalonyl-CoA epimerase codes for MLTRIDHIGIACFDLDKTVEFYRATYGFEVFHSEVNEEQGVREAMLKINDTSDGGASYLQLLEPTREDSAVAKWLAKNGEGVHHIAFGTADVDGDADEIKGKGVRVLYEEPRRGSMGSRITFLHPKDCHGVLTELVTSAPVESPEH; via the coding sequence ATGCTGACGCGAATCGACCACATCGGAATCGCCTGTTTCGACCTCGACAAGACCGTCGAGTTCTACCGTGCCACCTACGGCTTCGAGGTGTTCCACTCCGAGGTCAACGAGGAGCAGGGTGTGCGCGAGGCCATGCTCAAGATCAACGATACGTCCGACGGCGGCGCCTCGTACCTGCAGCTCCTGGAGCCCACCCGTGAGGACTCCGCCGTCGCGAAGTGGCTCGCGAAGAACGGGGAGGGCGTCCACCACATCGCTTTCGGTACGGCGGATGTCGACGGGGACGCCGACGAGATCAAGGGCAAGGGCGTACGCGTGCTGTACGAAGAGCCGCGACGCGGTTCCATGGGGTCACGGATCACCTTCCTGCACCCCAAGGACTGTCATGGCGTACTGACAGAACTGGTCACTTCGGCGCCTGTTGAGTCACCTGAGCACTGA
- a CDS encoding sensor histidine kinase has product MSRLFGSVRARATLGATLVVAVALVAAGAAVLLSLRSNLIGEAGTQAERSARAVASELAAGTPYDKLSGLDGDDGPVQVLDEHERLVAASEDLERISGTDSGKVKPQPAATLSGDDDDDSEDAGETLEAGEISGESVFSNGSATIDGDAEDYRFAAVEVETHDRGHLTVYAGSPLAAEHGAVRTALTVMLIGFPLLLGVVAGVTWLVTRRALRPVEGIRREMAAITHSEDLARRVPEPDTHDEIARLASTTNETLAALETSVERQRRFVADASHELRSPIASLRTQLEVAAAHPELLDLDGAVADTVRLQRLAADLLLLARLDAGERPNDAKIDLAGLAREEAEGRAGVTVEAEPVEVAGSRGQLGRVLANLLDNAQRHARSAVTVTVRREGDRAVVGVADDGDGVPEDDRERIFERFVRLDAARSRDDGGAGLGLAIARDVAVRHGGTLRAGRGPAGGALFELRLPLA; this is encoded by the coding sequence ATGAGCCGGCTGTTCGGATCCGTCCGGGCGCGGGCCACACTGGGAGCGACACTCGTGGTCGCGGTGGCGCTCGTCGCCGCAGGGGCCGCCGTGCTGCTGTCCCTGCGGTCCAATCTGATCGGCGAGGCCGGTACGCAGGCGGAGCGCTCCGCGCGGGCGGTCGCCTCCGAGCTCGCCGCCGGAACGCCGTACGACAAGCTCTCGGGGCTGGACGGCGACGACGGGCCGGTGCAGGTCCTGGACGAGCACGAGCGGCTGGTCGCGGCCAGCGAGGACCTGGAGCGGATCAGCGGGACGGACAGTGGGAAGGTGAAGCCGCAGCCGGCGGCGACGCTTTCCGGCGACGACGATGACGACTCCGAGGACGCGGGCGAGACCCTCGAAGCCGGTGAGATCTCCGGGGAGAGCGTCTTCAGCAACGGGTCCGCGACGATCGACGGCGACGCGGAGGACTACCGCTTCGCCGCCGTCGAGGTGGAGACCCACGACCGGGGGCACCTGACGGTCTACGCCGGTTCCCCGCTGGCCGCCGAGCACGGGGCCGTGCGGACCGCGCTGACAGTGATGCTGATCGGTTTCCCGCTGCTGCTCGGTGTCGTCGCGGGTGTGACCTGGCTGGTCACCCGGCGGGCCCTGCGGCCCGTGGAGGGGATCAGGCGCGAGATGGCCGCGATCACCCACTCCGAGGACCTCGCGCGGCGCGTGCCGGAGCCGGACACGCACGACGAGATCGCCCGGCTCGCCAGCACCACCAACGAGACGCTCGCGGCGCTGGAGACGTCCGTGGAGCGGCAGCGGCGGTTCGTCGCCGACGCCTCCCACGAGCTGCGCAGCCCGATCGCCTCGCTGCGGACGCAGCTGGAGGTGGCCGCCGCGCACCCCGAGCTGCTGGACCTGGACGGGGCCGTGGCGGACACCGTCCGGCTGCAGCGGCTGGCGGCCGATCTGCTGCTGCTCGCCCGGCTGGACGCGGGGGAGCGGCCGAACGACGCGAAGATCGACCTCGCCGGGCTCGCCCGGGAGGAGGCCGAGGGGCGGGCGGGTGTCACCGTGGAGGCGGAGCCGGTGGAGGTGGCCGGATCGCGGGGGCAGTTGGGGCGGGTGCTCGCCAATCTGCTCGACAACGCCCAGCGGCATGCCCGGTCGGCCGTCACTGTGACCGTGCGGCGCGAGGGTGACCGGGCCGTGGTCGGGGTGGCGGACGACGGTGACGGGGTGCCCGAGGACGACCGGGAGCGGATCTTCGAGCGGTTCGTCCGGCTGGACGCCGCCCGCAGCCGCGACGACGGCGGAGCCGGGCTGGGTCTCGCCATCGCCCGGGACGTCGCCGTCCGGCACGGTGGCACGCTCAGGGCCGGACGGGGGCCCGCAGGCGGAGCCCTGTTCGAACTCCGCCTGCCGCTCGCCTAG
- the meaB gene encoding methylmalonyl Co-A mutase-associated GTPase MeaB, protein MQDVSTLVAQAREGRPRAVARLISLVEGASPQLREVMAALAPLTGGAYVVGLTGSPGVGKSTSTSALVSAYRKQDKRVGVLAVDPSSPFSGGALLGDRVRMSEHASDPGVYIRSMATRGHLGGLAWSAPQAIRVLDAAGCDVILVETVGVGQSEVEIASQADTSVVLLAPGMGDGIQAAKAGILEIGDVYVVNKADRDGADATARELNHMLGLGESRGPGDWRPPIVKTVAARGEGVDEVVEALEKHRAWMEERGVLAERRLSRASREVETIAVTALRERIGDLHGDRRLGALAERIIAGELDPYRAADELVAGLTEG, encoded by the coding sequence ATGCAGGACGTCTCCACGCTGGTGGCCCAGGCCAGGGAGGGGCGGCCACGGGCCGTGGCCCGGCTGATCTCCCTGGTGGAGGGGGCGTCCCCGCAGCTGCGGGAAGTCATGGCGGCGCTCGCGCCGCTGACGGGCGGGGCGTACGTGGTGGGGCTGACCGGGTCGCCCGGGGTCGGCAAGTCGACGTCGACCTCGGCGCTGGTCTCCGCGTACCGCAAGCAGGACAAGCGGGTCGGCGTGCTCGCCGTCGACCCGTCGTCCCCGTTCTCGGGCGGTGCGCTGCTCGGGGACCGGGTGCGGATGTCGGAGCACGCGTCCGACCCGGGGGTGTACATCCGGTCGATGGCGACGCGCGGGCATCTGGGCGGGCTGGCCTGGTCGGCCCCGCAGGCGATCCGGGTCCTGGACGCCGCCGGCTGTGACGTGATCCTGGTCGAGACGGTGGGTGTGGGGCAGTCCGAGGTGGAGATCGCCTCGCAGGCGGACACGTCCGTGGTGCTGCTGGCGCCGGGGATGGGCGACGGGATCCAGGCGGCCAAGGCCGGGATCCTGGAGATCGGTGACGTCTACGTCGTGAACAAGGCGGACCGGGACGGGGCGGACGCAACGGCTCGCGAGCTGAACCACATGCTGGGGCTCGGGGAGTCCCGGGGGCCGGGCGACTGGCGTCCGCCGATCGTGAAGACGGTCGCCGCGCGCGGGGAGGGCGTCGACGAGGTCGTCGAGGCCCTGGAGAAGCACCGGGCCTGGATGGAGGAGCGGGGCGTCCTCGCGGAGCGGCGTCTGTCCCGGGCGTCGCGGGAGGTCGAGACGATCGCGGTGACGGCGCTGCGGGAGCGGATCGGGGACCTGCACGGGGACCGCCGCCTCGGGGCGCTGGCGGAGCGGATCATCGCGGGCGAGCTGGATCCCTACCGGGCGGCGGATGAGCTGGTGGCGGGGTTGACGGAGGGCTGA
- a CDS encoding MarR family winged helix-turn-helix transcriptional regulator — translation METETATRWLTDAEQCAWRTHLEVNRLLTYQLEKDLQPFGLTMNDYEILVNLSESEGQRMRMSDLASATLQSKSRLSHQITRMENANLVRRENCESDRRGLYAVLTDHGMATMQKVAPHHVASVRRHFIDLLSPEALTELDKGLKPIAEHLRGQRGRP, via the coding sequence ATGGAGACCGAGACGGCCACCCGCTGGCTGACCGATGCGGAGCAGTGCGCCTGGCGCACCCACCTGGAGGTCAACAGGCTGTTGACGTACCAGCTCGAGAAGGACCTGCAGCCGTTCGGCCTGACAATGAACGACTACGAGATCCTGGTGAATCTCTCCGAGTCCGAGGGCCAGAGGATGCGGATGAGCGACCTCGCCTCCGCCACCCTCCAGTCCAAGAGCCGCCTCTCGCACCAGATCACGCGCATGGAGAACGCGAACCTGGTCCGGCGGGAGAACTGCGAGTCGGACCGCCGGGGGCTCTACGCGGTCCTCACCGACCACGGCATGGCGACGATGCAGAAGGTCGCGCCCCACCATGTGGCGTCCGTGCGCAGGCACTTCATCGACCTGCTGTCCCCCGAGGCCCTGACGGAGCTCGACAAGGGCCTCAAGCCCATCGCGGAGCACCTGCGCGGACAGCGCGGGCGCCCGTAA
- a CDS encoding PepSY domain-containing protein: protein MKRNIVIAAVTAAALIGGGTATALATTGGDEGSARQAANTRLSDDDGRADQDDRDDRDDDAAQVSSSDVTAPEAIASALKHTSGTVVSAELDDEDDSDKVVWKVDVLSGDNTWHSVSVDPSNGKVLGAHTDDEDDTAQVRTALKGSSVTAEEAAKAAAGKGVVTSVGLDEDGKDKSWEAETRKSGGAEQDWKVDLATAKVTADRDDDQDDDQD from the coding sequence ATGAAGCGCAACATCGTGATCGCCGCTGTGACCGCCGCCGCTCTGATCGGAGGCGGTACGGCCACGGCTCTCGCGACCACGGGAGGCGACGAGGGCTCGGCGCGGCAGGCGGCGAACACGAGGCTGTCGGACGACGACGGCCGCGCCGACCAGGACGACCGCGACGACCGCGACGACGACGCCGCTCAGGTCTCTTCCTCCGATGTCACCGCGCCCGAGGCCATCGCCTCCGCGCTGAAGCACACGTCGGGCACGGTCGTGTCCGCCGAACTGGACGACGAGGACGACAGCGACAAGGTGGTCTGGAAGGTCGACGTCCTGTCGGGCGACAACACCTGGCACAGCGTGAGCGTCGACCCGTCCAACGGCAAGGTCCTCGGTGCGCACACCGACGACGAGGACGACACGGCGCAGGTGCGGACCGCTCTGAAGGGTTCGTCGGTGACGGCCGAGGAGGCCGCGAAGGCTGCCGCCGGCAAGGGCGTGGTGACGTCCGTCGGCCTGGACGAGGACGGCAAGGACAAGTCCTGGGAGGCCGAGACGCGGAAGTCCGGCGGCGCCGAGCAGGACTGGAAGGTCGACCTGGCCACGGCCAAGGTGACAGCGGACCGCGACGACGACCAGGACGACGACCAGGACTGA